CGTATTTATCCCTTACCTCATTGTATATGAACTCAAAATCTATGAGCTCTCTTATCTTCCTCAGAGGATGATTCTTACGTATCCTCTTATCTATATTGATTCCCATATAAAATAATTTACTCTGGGGTGGGTCTTCGTAGCTCATCATGGCTGGTGGTTTTTATCCTCCTTCAGGTTTTCTCCCATTATAGCACTCCTGAGCTTTTTTGTGTCAACTTTTTTCCCTAGCAGAGGATTTGGGCAACAGCCCGTTCACAATTGACAAATGATGATACGATGCAGGATACATGATGCATGATGCAGGATGCACGATCCATGATGCACCATGCAGGATGCATGATGGCAAGAGGGAATGAAGGGAAAGAGGGCGTTGAATTGGAGATTGCTTCGAGGGAGCCTGTGCTTAGCACGTCGATTAACTTATTACCGGCCCTTCGATGTAACTCTGGACAGGCCCTTCGACTCAACTCAGGACAGGCAATGACAAGAACAATTTAACGTCTTGCCGTTCTAACGTTTTGATGATAAACTTCTAGGAATATGAAAGGGACCCAGAAAAGAGCAACTATTTATTTCAATCCGGATGTTCATAGGGCTCTAAGGCTAAAAGCAGCCGAGACAGACCGATCCATCTCTGACATAGTAAACGAAGCTGTAAATCTAAGCCTGGCAGAGGATGAAGAAGATTTGGCCGCATTTGAAGAGCGAAAAACCGAACGCAATTTGGCATTCGAAAATGTGCTGAAAGACCTTAAGAAACGTGGCACGATATAGGATTCTGATTAAGCCTTCGGCAGTTAAAGAGATTGAACGAATTCCCAACAAAAAAGACCGTCAGCGCATAGTGTCGAGAATTGCTAAACTTGCAGACAATCCCAGACCATCGCGTTGTGAGAAACTTACTGGAGAAGAGAAATACCGCGTCCGTCAGGGCTGGTATCGAATTGTATACTTGATCGAGGACCAAGACCTAGTTGTGTACGTTTTCAAGATCGGACATAGAAAAGACATATATCGTTGAGGTTTCTGAGATTCAAAGTGAGATTCAAAGGGAACGGAACCCTTCAATTATCAGCGATTGACTGAAATATAAAAATTCTGAAATGTTATATGTTACTTTAAGAATTTAGCATAACTATCTCTTAGTAAACAATTAAGACTTCGATGTCTGATTTTCATAATTGACGATTGTTTTAACTTACTTTTATTCTCCCCCCTATTTTTTGACCAGTTCTTTTTACTTTTCGTATCATGAACGTCCTATTCCTTTTCATTATCAATTAAAAGATAAGTGGAGGACTGAAGTCCTCCGCTACATGTTTATTCACGGCTGGCCCTTCGACTCAACTCAGGACAGGCCCTTCGACAAGCTCAGGACAGGCTCAGTGTGAACGGGTTATATGGAACAGAAAGGAAAAAGAAAACCTTTTTATTCATGGATTCCCGACAACAATCCTCGGGAATGACCGTAGGTGTAGAATTGCTGATATTTGTTCCGGGTCGCACATGAGATTGTACCTTTTACTATATTACAGAATTGCAAATTTCGGAACTAGGAAAATGTTTGTGGGATTCCCGATAGATTCTTCGAGTTGCTCACCCTTCGACATTTCTCAGGACAGGCCCTTCGACCAGGCTGAGGGTGAACGGGTTATAAGGAACAGAAAGAAAAAGAAAACCTTTTTATTCATGGATTCTCAATAACTGCATTTGGGAATGACGCGTCGTAATTGAGATTGCTTCGAAACGAAGTTTCTCAAATGACCTCTAGGTGGATTCCCCATAACGCTTGTCCTCGAACGCCACCCGATCAATTCATTCGAGTGCAGGCTTGATCGGGGAGTGCTCGGGAGACAGATGCGGGTGGATCCCCGATAAATGCATTCGGGGGTGACAATCGGAGCAGATATCAAGCTGAATTTTTTGGCGCCCCCAGAGGGATTTGAACCCCCGACCTGCGGATTCGAAGTCCGACGCTCTATCCGGGCTGAGCTATAGGGGCGCGTCCTAGAGTTTATGATATTTGTATACTCGATAGTAAAACCTATCCTCACTTCCCCCCTCACCCTAACCCTCTCCCTCAAGGGAGAGGGAATTTCATAGTTCAATCTGAATTTATTTCCTGAACGCATTCAAGGGGAAGTGACCTCCCCCATCTATCCAGAATTGTTTTAATCACATAATCCTTTGTGTCAAAAGTAGTCTTCAATT
The DNA window shown above is from Thermodesulfobacteriota bacterium and carries:
- a CDS encoding type II toxin-antitoxin system RelE/ParE family toxin codes for the protein MARYRILIKPSAVKEIERIPNKKDRQRIVSRIAKLADNPRPSRCEKLTGEEKYRVRQGWYRIVYLIEDQDLVVYVFKIGHRKDIYR
- a CDS encoding ribbon-helix-helix domain-containing protein, with protein sequence MKGTQKRATIYFNPDVHRALRLKAAETDRSISDIVNEAVNLSLAEDEEDLAAFEERKTERNLAFENVLKDLKKRGTI